A genome region from Glutamicibacter arilaitensis Re117 includes the following:
- a CDS encoding Mrp/NBP35 family ATP-binding protein, with product MSNSPELLAALATVHDPELRRPITELGMVESAVLSQGTATVKILLTIAGCPMRSTIQDEATAALQAVAGVHQVNVNLGVMDPQQRADLRESLASRRTPFSDPSSLTRVIAVASGKGGVGKSSITANLACQLASQGLKVGLIDADVHGFSIPSLMGISQNPTRVDDMILPPVAHGVKVISIGMFLDSNQPVIWRGPMLHRALEQFLSDVYFGDLDYLFLDLPPGTGDMAISVSQLLPNSELLVVTTPQSTATEVAERAGTIALQTDQKVIGVVENMSFLQLPDGTRMEVFGSGGGAKLSDSLSQQLDYPVQLLTQIPLEESVRVGSDEGRPVVLSSPQSPAAFALRELAGKLDQRPRGLAGRSLPMSF from the coding sequence TTGAGCAACTCTCCTGAACTTCTAGCAGCACTCGCAACCGTCCACGACCCGGAGCTTCGCCGTCCCATTACCGAGTTGGGCATGGTGGAATCAGCTGTCCTTTCGCAGGGCACTGCCACGGTCAAGATCCTCTTGACCATCGCCGGTTGCCCGATGCGCTCCACCATCCAAGACGAGGCCACCGCCGCCTTGCAGGCCGTAGCAGGCGTGCACCAGGTTAATGTGAATCTGGGAGTCATGGATCCGCAGCAGCGCGCGGACCTGCGCGAGTCCCTGGCCAGCCGCCGCACCCCGTTCTCCGATCCGTCCTCGTTAACCCGGGTGATCGCTGTGGCCAGCGGCAAGGGCGGCGTGGGCAAATCCTCGATTACCGCGAACCTCGCCTGCCAGCTGGCTTCCCAGGGACTGAAGGTCGGGTTGATCGATGCCGATGTCCATGGCTTCTCCATCCCATCGCTGATGGGCATCTCGCAGAACCCTACCCGGGTTGATGACATGATCCTGCCGCCGGTAGCCCACGGGGTGAAGGTCATTTCCATTGGCATGTTCTTGGACTCGAATCAGCCGGTGATCTGGCGCGGGCCGATGCTGCACCGTGCCCTGGAACAGTTCCTCTCCGATGTCTACTTCGGGGACCTGGACTACCTGTTCCTGGATTTGCCGCCGGGCACCGGGGACATGGCCATCTCGGTCTCCCAGCTGCTGCCCAACAGCGAACTTCTGGTGGTCACCACCCCGCAGTCCACGGCTACCGAGGTGGCTGAACGTGCCGGAACCATCGCCTTGCAGACCGATCAGAAGGTGATCGGTGTAGTGGAGAACATGAGCTTCCTGCAGCTGCCCGATGGCACGCGCATGGAGGTCTTCGGATCCGGTGGCGGCGCCAAGCTCAGCGATTCCTTGTCCCAGCAGCTGGATTACCCGGTCCAGTTGCTGACCCAGATTCCATTGGAGGAGTCGGTACGCGTGGGCTCGGATGAGGGGCGTCCGGTGGTGCTTAGCTCTCCGCAGTCTCCCGCGGCCTTCGCCTTGCGTGAATTGGCCGGGAAATTGGACCAGCGACCGCGCGGACTTGCCGGGCGATCGCTGCCAATGTCGTTCTAA
- a CDS encoding sec-independent translocase, producing the protein MDFIGINGGEFIILAVLAVVILGPEKLPEYAKKLANLVKEVRRMANGAKEQLREEVGDEVADIDWKKLDPRQYDPRRIIKEALVDEFDDAVNAAKGTGGTTTAPAPVRTQIPSVTTQQASLAAGEPAPFDSEAT; encoded by the coding sequence GTGGACTTTATTGGTATTAATGGCGGCGAGTTCATTATTCTCGCGGTGCTTGCGGTGGTTATTCTTGGCCCCGAAAAGCTTCCCGAGTACGCCAAAAAACTAGCCAATCTGGTCAAGGAAGTTCGGCGCATGGCCAACGGTGCCAAGGAGCAGCTGCGCGAAGAAGTCGGCGACGAGGTTGCCGATATTGACTGGAAGAAGCTGGACCCACGCCAGTACGACCCTCGCCGGATCATCAAGGAAGCGTTGGTCGACGAGTTCGATGACGCAGTGAATGCGGCCAAGGGCACCGGGGGTACCACTACGGCACCTGCACCGGTGCGTACTCAAATCCCTTCGGTGACCACGCAGCAGGCGTCGCTGGCAGCCGGCGAACCGGCCCCCTTCGACTCCGAAGCTACCTAG
- the sigE gene encoding RNA polymerase sigma factor SigE: protein MMDAETTTPTWGQMVQEHGQQVFRLSYRLTGNRQDAEDLSQEAFVRAFKALEKYTPGTMGGWLHRITTNLFLDQARRKSKIRFDRFAEGSEERLPGTAVTPERYFEFNNLDIDVQEALRALSPEFRAAIVLCDMEGFSYEEVSRILDVKLGTVRSRIHRGRAMLRDALAHRNPANRPAKTMSLPRITRGLRAAG from the coding sequence ATGATGGATGCAGAAACCACGACCCCGACATGGGGTCAAATGGTCCAAGAGCATGGCCAACAGGTGTTCCGCCTGTCCTACCGCTTGACTGGTAACCGCCAAGACGCCGAGGATCTTTCCCAAGAAGCATTTGTTCGCGCCTTCAAAGCGCTGGAAAAATACACGCCGGGAACCATGGGTGGCTGGCTGCACCGCATCACCACCAACCTGTTCCTGGATCAGGCTCGGCGCAAAAGCAAGATCCGTTTTGATCGTTTCGCCGAGGGCTCCGAAGAGCGTTTGCCTGGCACCGCGGTGACCCCGGAACGCTACTTTGAATTCAACAACCTGGATATCGATGTGCAGGAAGCCTTGCGCGCACTGTCCCCGGAATTCCGTGCTGCGATTGTACTTTGCGACATGGAGGGCTTCTCTTATGAGGAAGTCTCACGCATCCTGGATGTGAAGCTGGGTACCGTCCGTTCACGTATTCACCGCGGACGTGCCATGCTGCGTGACGCGTTGGCTCACCGCAATCCCGCCAACCGCCCAGCAAAGACCATGTCGTTGCCGCGTATTACCCGAGGCCTTCGGGCCGCTGGCTAA